Proteins co-encoded in one Zalophus californianus isolate mZalCal1 chromosome 9, mZalCal1.pri.v2, whole genome shotgun sequence genomic window:
- the SPSB2 gene encoding SPRY domain-containing SOCS box protein 2, with translation MGQTALAGGSSSTPTPQTLYPDLSCPEGLEELLSAPRPDVGAQQRHGWNPKDCSENIEVKEGGLCFERRPVAQSTDGARGKKGYSRGLHAWEISWPREQRGTHAVVGVATALAPLQADHYAALLGSNSESWGWDIGRGKLYHQSKGPGAPQYPARPHGEQLEVPERLLVVLDMEEGTLGYAIGGTYLGPAFRGLKGRTLYPAVSAVWGQCQVRISYLGGRRAEPHSLLHLSRLCVRHALGDTRLGQVSALPLPPAMKRYLLYQ, from the exons ATGGGCCAGACGGCCCTGGCAGGGGGCAGcagcagcacccccaccccacagaccCTGTACCCTGACCTCTCTTGTCCCGAGGGCTTGGAGGAGCTACTGTCTGCTCCCCGTCCTGATGTGGGAGCCCAACAGCGGCATGGCTGGAACCCCAAGGACTGCTCAGAGAACATCGAGGTCAAGGAAGGGGGGTTATGCTTTGAGCGGCGGCCCGTGGCCCAGAGCACTGACGGGGCCCGGGGTAAGAAAGGCTACTCGAGGGGCCTGCACGCCTGGGAGATCAGCTGGCCCCGGGAACAGAGGGGTACCCACGCCGTGGTGGGCGTGGCCACGGCCCTCGCCCCGCTGCAGGCTGACCACTATGCGGCGCTGCTGGGCAGCAACAGCGAGTCGTGGGGCTGGGACATTGGGCGGGGGAAGCTGTATCATCAGAGCAAGGGGCCCGGGGCCCCCCAGTATCCAGCCAGACCTCATGGTGAGCAGCTGGAGGTGCCGGAGAGGCTGCTGGTGGTTCTGGACATGGAGGAGGGAACTCTGGGCTACGCTATTGGGGGCACCTACCTGGGGCCTGCCTTCCGCGGACTGAAGGGCAGGACCCTGTATCCGGCAGTAAGCGCTGTCTGGGGCCAGTGCCAGGTCCGCATCAGCTACCTGGGCGGAAGGAGAG cGGAGCCACACTCCCTTCTGCACCTGAGCCGCCTGTGTGTGCGCCACGCCCTGGGGGATACCCGGCTTGGCCAGGTATCTGCTCTTCCCTTGCCCCCTGCCATGAAGCGCTACCTGCTCTACCAGTGA
- the TPI1 gene encoding triosephosphate isomerase, producing the protein MAKGGEEAEFRLTALYISGQWKRLRGASDLQCVGSNAMAPSRKFFVGGNWKMNGRKKNLGELITTLNAAKVPADTEVVCAPPTAYIDFARQKLDAKIAVAAQNCYKVTNGAFTGEISPGMIKDCGATWVVLGHSERRHVFGESDELIGQKVAHALAEGLGVIACIGEKLDEREAGITEKVVFEQTKVIADNVKDWSKVVLAYEPVWAIGTGKTATPQQAQEVHEKLRGWLKSNVSDAVAQSTRIIYGGSVTGATCKELASQPDVDGFLVGGASLKPEFVDIINAKQ; encoded by the exons ATGGCCAAGGGCGGGGAGGAGGCGGAGTTCCGCCTCACGGCGCTCTACATAAGCGGCCAGTGGAAGCGGCTGCGCGGTGCATCTGACCTTCAGTGTGTCGGCTCCAACGCCATGGCGCCCTCCAGGAAGTTCTTCGTCGGGGGGAACTGGAAGATGAACGGGCGGAAGAAGAACCTGGGGGAACTCATCACCACTCTGAACGCGGCCAAGGTGCCGGCGGACACCG AAGTGGTTTGTGCACCCCCTACCGCCTACATCGACTTTGCCCGGCAGAAGCTGGATGCCAAGATTGCTGTGGCCGCTCAGAACTGCTACAAAGTGACGAATGGGGCCTTTACTGGGGAGATCAG cCCTGGCATGATCAAAGACTGTGGAGCCACATGGGTAGTCCTGGGGCACTCGGAAAGAAGGCATGTCTTTGGAGAGTCAGATGAG CTGATTGGACAGAAAGTGGCCCATGCCCTGGCAGAGGGGCTTGGAGTAATCGCCTGCATTGGGGAGAAGCTAGATGAGAGGGAAGCTGGCATCACTGAGAAGGTTGTTTTCGAGCAAACCAAGGTCATCGCAG ATAACGTGAAGGACTGGAGCAAGGTTGTCCTGGCCTATGAGCCTGTATGGGCCATTGGGACCGGCAAGACTGCAACACCCCAACAG GCCCAGGAAGTACACGAAAAGCTCCGGGGATGGCTTAAATCCAACGTCTCTGACGCGGTGGCTCAGAGCACCCGTATCATTTATGGAG GTTCTGTGACTGGAGCAACCTGCAAAGAGCTGGCAAGCCAGCCTGATGTGGATGGCTTCCTTGTGGGCGGGGCCTCTCTCAAGCCCGAGTTTGTGGATATCATCAATGCCAAACAATAA
- the USP5 gene encoding ubiquitin carboxyl-terminal hydrolase 5 isoform X2 — translation MHLTSSAHWTASLGGGGLGTVGAAVCGGAAAGVMAELSEEALLSVLPTIRVPKAGDRVHKDECAFSFDTPESEGGLYICMNTFLGFGKQYVERHFNKTGQRVYLHLRRTRRPKEEDTTTSTGDPPRKKPTRLAIGMEGGFDLSEEKFEYDEDVKIVILPDYLEIARDGLGGLPDIVRDRVTSAVEALLSADSAFRKQEVQAWDGEVRQVSKHAFNLKQLDNPARIPPCGWKCSKCDMRENLWLNLTDGSILCGRRYFDGSGGNNHAVEHYRETGYPLAVKLGTITPDGADVYSYDEDDMVLDPNLAEHLSHFGIDMLKMQKTDKTMTELEIDMNQRIGEWELIQESGVPLKPLFGPGYTGIRNLGNSCYLNSVVQVLFSIPDFQRKYVDKLEKIFQNAPTDPTQDFSTQVAKLGHGLLSGEYSKPAPESGDGEQVSEQKEVQDGIAPRMFKALIGKGHPEFSTNRQQDAQEFFLHLINMVERNCRSSENPNEVFRFLVEEKIKCLATEKVKYTQRVDYIMQLPVRMDAALNKEELLEYEEKRRQAEEEKLPPPELVRAQVPFSSCLEAYGAPEQVDDFWSTALQAKSVAVKTTRFASFPDYLVIQIKKFTFGLDWVPKKLDVSIEMPEELDISQLRGTGLQPGEEELPDIAPPLVTPDEPKAPMLDESVIIQLVEMGFPMDACRKAVYYTGNSGAEAAMNWVMSHMDDPDFANPLILPGSSGPGSTSAAADPPPEDCVSTIVSMGFSRDQALKALRATNNSLERAVDWIFSHIDDLDAEAAMDISEGRSAADSISESVPVGPKVRDGPGKYQLFAFISHMGTSTMCGHYVCHIKKEGRWVIYNDQKVCASEKPPKDLGYIYFYQRVAS, via the exons ATGCACCTAACGAGTAGTGCTCATTGGACGGCAAGCCTAGGGGGTGGGGGACTGGGAACGGTGGGAGCCGCTGTGTGTGGAGGAGCTGCTGCCGGTGTCATGGCGGAGCTGAGTGAGGAGGCGCTGCTGTCAGTATTACCGACGATCCGGGTTCCTAAGGCTGGAGACCGGGTCCACAAAGACGAGTGCGCCTTCTCCTTCGACACGCCG GAGTCTGAGGGTGGCCTCTACATCTGCATGAACACATTCCTGGGCTTTGGGAAACAGTATGTGGAGAGACATTTCAACAAGACAGGCCAGCGAGTCTACCTGCACCTCCGGAGGACCCGGCGCCCG AAAGAGGAGGACACCACTACAAGCACTGGAGACCCCCCCCGTAAGAAGCCCACCCGGCTGGCTATTG GCATGGAAGGCGGGTTTGACCTCAGCGAGGAGAAGTTTGAATATGATGAGGATGTGAAGATTGTTATTTTGCCGGATTACCTGGAGATTGCCCGGGATGGGTTGGGGGGACTGCCTGACATCGTCAGAGATCGG GTGACCAGTGCGGTGGAGGCCCTGCTGTCGGCTGACTCGGCCTTCCGCAAGCAGGAGGTGCAGGCCTGGGATGGGGAAGTACGGCAGGTGTCTAAGCATGCCTTCAACCTCAAGCAGCTGGACAACCCTGCTCGAATCCCTCCCTG TGGCTGGAAGTGTTCCAAGTGTGACATGAGAGAGAACCTGTGGCTCAACCTGACAGATGGCTCCATTCTCTGCGGCCGACGCTACTTCGATGGCAGTGGGGGCAACAACCATGCTGTGGAGCATTACAGGGAGACGGGCTACCCGTTAGCTGTCAAGCTGGGCACCATCACACCCGATGGAGCTG ACGTGTATTCTTATGACGAGGACGACATGGTCCTGGACCCCAACCTGGCTGAGCACCTGTCCCACTTCGGCATCGACATGTTAAAGATGCAGAAG ACGGACAAGACGATGACAGAGCTGGAGATCGATATGAACCAGCGGATTGGCGAATGGGAGCTGATCCAGGAGTCAGGTGTGCCACTGAAGCCCCTGTTCGGGCCTGGCTACACGGGCATCCGGAACCTGGGTAACAGCTGCTACCTCAACTCGGTGGTCCAGGTGCTCTTCAGCATCCCCGACTTCCAGAGGAA GTATGTGGATAAGCTGGAGAAGATCTTCCAGAATGCCCCGACGGACCCTACCCAGGACTTCAGCACCCAGGT GGCCAAACTGGGCCATGGCCTGCTCTCGGGAGAATATTCCAAGCCAGCACCGGAATCAGGCGATGGGGAGCAGGTGTCAGAACAGAAG GAAGTTCAAGATGGCATTGCCCCTCGGATGTTCAAGGCCCTCATCGGCAAGGGTCACCCTGAGTTCTCCACCAACCGGCAGCAGGATGCCCAAGAGTTCTTTCTTCACCTCATCAACATGGTGGAG AGGAATTGTCGGAGCTCTGAAAACCCTAACGAGGTGTTCCGCTTCTTGGTGGAGGAAAAGATCAAGTGCCTGGCCACAGAGAAGGTGAAGTACACCCAGCGAGTGGACTACATCATGCAGCTGCCTGTGCGCATGGACGCGGCCCTTAACAAAG AGGAGCTTCTGGAGTATGAGGAGAAGAGGCGGCAAGCCGAGGAGGAGAAGTTACCACCACCGGAGCTGGTCCGGGCCCAGGTGCCCTTCAGCTCCTGCCTGGAGGCCTATGGGGCCCCGGAGCAGGTGGACGACTTCTGGAGCACGGCCCTGCAGGCCAAATCAGTAGCTGTCAA GACCACACGATTTGCCTCTTTCCCTGACTACCTGGTCATCCAGATCAAGAAGTTCACCTTCGGCTTAGACTGGGTGCCCAAGAAACTGG ATGTGTCCATTGAGATGCCAGAGGAGCTAGACATCTCCCAGTTGAGGGGTACAGGGCTgcagcctggggaggaggagcTGCCTGACATTGCCCCACCCCTCGTCACTCCGGATGAGCCCAAAG CACCCATGTTGGACGAATCGGTCATCATCCAGCTGGTGGAGATGGGCTTCCCTATGGATGCCTGCCGCAAGGCTGTCTACTACACGGGCAACAGTGGGGCTGAGGCCGCCATGAACTGGGTCATGTCACACATGGACGACCCAG ATTTTGCAAACCCCCTCATCCTGCCTGGCTCCAGCGGGCCTGGCTCCACGAGTGCAGCAGCTGACCCCCCACCGGAGGACTGCGTGAGCACCATCGTTTCCATGGGCTTCTCCCGGGACCAGGCCCTGAAAGCTCTTCGGGCCACG AACAATAGTTTAGAAAGGGCCGTGGACTGGATCTTCAGTCACATTGATGACCTGGATGCAGAAGCCGCCATGGACATCTCGGAGGGCCGCTCAGCTGCCGACTCCATCTCCGAGTCTGTGCCAGTAGGACCTAAAGTCCGGGATGGGCCTGGAA AGTATCAGCTCTTTGCCTTCATCAGTCACATGGGCACCTCTACCATGTGTGGTCACTACGTCTGCCACATCAAGAAGGAAGGCAG atGGGTGATCTACAATGACCAGAAAGTGTGTGCCTCTGAGAAGCCACCTAAGGACCTGGGCTACATCTACTTCTACCAGAGAGTGGCCAGCTAA
- the USP5 gene encoding ubiquitin carboxyl-terminal hydrolase 5 isoform X1: protein MHLTSSAHWTASLGGGGLGTVGAAVCGGAAAGVMAELSEEALLSVLPTIRVPKAGDRVHKDECAFSFDTPESEGGLYICMNTFLGFGKQYVERHFNKTGQRVYLHLRRTRRPKEEDTTTSTGDPPRKKPTRLAIGMEGGFDLSEEKFEYDEDVKIVILPDYLEIARDGLGGLPDIVRDRVTSAVEALLSADSAFRKQEVQAWDGEVRQVSKHAFNLKQLDNPARIPPCGWKCSKCDMRENLWLNLTDGSILCGRRYFDGSGGNNHAVEHYRETGYPLAVKLGTITPDGADVYSYDEDDMVLDPNLAEHLSHFGIDMLKMQKTDKTMTELEIDMNQRIGEWELIQESGVPLKPLFGPGYTGIRNLGNSCYLNSVVQVLFSIPDFQRKYVDKLEKIFQNAPTDPTQDFSTQVAKLGHGLLSGEYSKPAPESGDGEQVSEQKEVQDGIAPRMFKALIGKGHPEFSTNRQQDAQEFFLHLINMVERNCRSSENPNEVFRFLVEEKIKCLATEKVKYTQRVDYIMQLPVRMDAALNKEELLEYEEKRRQAEEEKLPPPELVRAQVPFSSCLEAYGAPEQVDDFWSTALQAKSVAVKTTRFASFPDYLVIQIKKFTFGLDWVPKKLDVSIEMPEELDISQLRGTGLQPGEEELPDIAPPLVTPDEPKGSLGFYGNEDEDSFCSPHFSSPTSPMLDESVIIQLVEMGFPMDACRKAVYYTGNSGAEAAMNWVMSHMDDPDFANPLILPGSSGPGSTSAAADPPPEDCVSTIVSMGFSRDQALKALRATNNSLERAVDWIFSHIDDLDAEAAMDISEGRSAADSISESVPVGPKVRDGPGKYQLFAFISHMGTSTMCGHYVCHIKKEGRWVIYNDQKVCASEKPPKDLGYIYFYQRVAS, encoded by the exons ATGCACCTAACGAGTAGTGCTCATTGGACGGCAAGCCTAGGGGGTGGGGGACTGGGAACGGTGGGAGCCGCTGTGTGTGGAGGAGCTGCTGCCGGTGTCATGGCGGAGCTGAGTGAGGAGGCGCTGCTGTCAGTATTACCGACGATCCGGGTTCCTAAGGCTGGAGACCGGGTCCACAAAGACGAGTGCGCCTTCTCCTTCGACACGCCG GAGTCTGAGGGTGGCCTCTACATCTGCATGAACACATTCCTGGGCTTTGGGAAACAGTATGTGGAGAGACATTTCAACAAGACAGGCCAGCGAGTCTACCTGCACCTCCGGAGGACCCGGCGCCCG AAAGAGGAGGACACCACTACAAGCACTGGAGACCCCCCCCGTAAGAAGCCCACCCGGCTGGCTATTG GCATGGAAGGCGGGTTTGACCTCAGCGAGGAGAAGTTTGAATATGATGAGGATGTGAAGATTGTTATTTTGCCGGATTACCTGGAGATTGCCCGGGATGGGTTGGGGGGACTGCCTGACATCGTCAGAGATCGG GTGACCAGTGCGGTGGAGGCCCTGCTGTCGGCTGACTCGGCCTTCCGCAAGCAGGAGGTGCAGGCCTGGGATGGGGAAGTACGGCAGGTGTCTAAGCATGCCTTCAACCTCAAGCAGCTGGACAACCCTGCTCGAATCCCTCCCTG TGGCTGGAAGTGTTCCAAGTGTGACATGAGAGAGAACCTGTGGCTCAACCTGACAGATGGCTCCATTCTCTGCGGCCGACGCTACTTCGATGGCAGTGGGGGCAACAACCATGCTGTGGAGCATTACAGGGAGACGGGCTACCCGTTAGCTGTCAAGCTGGGCACCATCACACCCGATGGAGCTG ACGTGTATTCTTATGACGAGGACGACATGGTCCTGGACCCCAACCTGGCTGAGCACCTGTCCCACTTCGGCATCGACATGTTAAAGATGCAGAAG ACGGACAAGACGATGACAGAGCTGGAGATCGATATGAACCAGCGGATTGGCGAATGGGAGCTGATCCAGGAGTCAGGTGTGCCACTGAAGCCCCTGTTCGGGCCTGGCTACACGGGCATCCGGAACCTGGGTAACAGCTGCTACCTCAACTCGGTGGTCCAGGTGCTCTTCAGCATCCCCGACTTCCAGAGGAA GTATGTGGATAAGCTGGAGAAGATCTTCCAGAATGCCCCGACGGACCCTACCCAGGACTTCAGCACCCAGGT GGCCAAACTGGGCCATGGCCTGCTCTCGGGAGAATATTCCAAGCCAGCACCGGAATCAGGCGATGGGGAGCAGGTGTCAGAACAGAAG GAAGTTCAAGATGGCATTGCCCCTCGGATGTTCAAGGCCCTCATCGGCAAGGGTCACCCTGAGTTCTCCACCAACCGGCAGCAGGATGCCCAAGAGTTCTTTCTTCACCTCATCAACATGGTGGAG AGGAATTGTCGGAGCTCTGAAAACCCTAACGAGGTGTTCCGCTTCTTGGTGGAGGAAAAGATCAAGTGCCTGGCCACAGAGAAGGTGAAGTACACCCAGCGAGTGGACTACATCATGCAGCTGCCTGTGCGCATGGACGCGGCCCTTAACAAAG AGGAGCTTCTGGAGTATGAGGAGAAGAGGCGGCAAGCCGAGGAGGAGAAGTTACCACCACCGGAGCTGGTCCGGGCCCAGGTGCCCTTCAGCTCCTGCCTGGAGGCCTATGGGGCCCCGGAGCAGGTGGACGACTTCTGGAGCACGGCCCTGCAGGCCAAATCAGTAGCTGTCAA GACCACACGATTTGCCTCTTTCCCTGACTACCTGGTCATCCAGATCAAGAAGTTCACCTTCGGCTTAGACTGGGTGCCCAAGAAACTGG ATGTGTCCATTGAGATGCCAGAGGAGCTAGACATCTCCCAGTTGAGGGGTACAGGGCTgcagcctggggaggaggagcTGCCTGACATTGCCCCACCCCTCGTCACTCCGGATGAGCCCAAAGGTAGCCTTGGTTTCTATGGCAACGAAGACGAAGACTCCTTCTGCTCCCCTCACTTCTCCTCTCCAACAT CACCCATGTTGGACGAATCGGTCATCATCCAGCTGGTGGAGATGGGCTTCCCTATGGATGCCTGCCGCAAGGCTGTCTACTACACGGGCAACAGTGGGGCTGAGGCCGCCATGAACTGGGTCATGTCACACATGGACGACCCAG ATTTTGCAAACCCCCTCATCCTGCCTGGCTCCAGCGGGCCTGGCTCCACGAGTGCAGCAGCTGACCCCCCACCGGAGGACTGCGTGAGCACCATCGTTTCCATGGGCTTCTCCCGGGACCAGGCCCTGAAAGCTCTTCGGGCCACG AACAATAGTTTAGAAAGGGCCGTGGACTGGATCTTCAGTCACATTGATGACCTGGATGCAGAAGCCGCCATGGACATCTCGGAGGGCCGCTCAGCTGCCGACTCCATCTCCGAGTCTGTGCCAGTAGGACCTAAAGTCCGGGATGGGCCTGGAA AGTATCAGCTCTTTGCCTTCATCAGTCACATGGGCACCTCTACCATGTGTGGTCACTACGTCTGCCACATCAAGAAGGAAGGCAG atGGGTGATCTACAATGACCAGAAAGTGTGTGCCTCTGAGAAGCCACCTAAGGACCTGGGCTACATCTACTTCTACCAGAGAGTGGCCAGCTAA
- the CDCA3 gene encoding cell division cycle-associated protein 3 isoform X2 yields MGSAKSAPVTPARPPPHNKLLARVADPRSPSAGILRTPIQVESSPQPNLPAGEQLEGPSQAQDSDPRSPTLGIARTPMKTSSGEPPSPRVKQLSEVFETEAPKSNLPPEPVLPLEATSSSELDLPLGTQFSLEDQMPPWSQTELPSKQVFSKEEAGQPSETPMASQGSDKPLRDPETPRSSGSKHNRRKANGKVLGRSPLTILQDDNSPGTLTPRQPP; encoded by the exons ATGGGCTCAGCCAAGAGCGCCCCAGTCACTCCGGCGCGGCCTCCGCCGCACAACAAGCTTCTGGCCCGAGTGGCGGACCCCCGTTCACCTAGCGCCGGCATCCTGCGCACTCCCATCCAG GTGGAGAGCTCTCCACAGCCAAACCTGCCAGCAGGGGAGCAGCTGGAGGGTCCCAGTCAGGCCCAAGACTCAGATCCCCGCTCACCTACCCTTGGCATTGCACGGACACCTATGAAGACCAGCAGCGGAG aacccccaagCCCACGGGTGAAACAGCTGAGTGAAGTATTTGAGACCGAAGCCCCCAAATCGAATCTGCCCCCAGAGCCTGTTCTGCCCTTAGAGGCAACTTCATCTTCTGAATTGGACTTGCCTCTGGGCACCCAGTTTTCCCTTGAGGACCAGATGCCACCCTGGAGCCAGACTGAGCTCCCCTCCAAGCAGGTGTTCTCCAAGGAGGAAGCAGGACAACCCTCAGAAACCCCCATGGCCAGCCAGGGCTCGGACAAGCCCTTGAGAGACCCTGAGACTCCCCGATCTTCAG GTTCTAAGCACAATAGACGGAAAGCAAATGGCAAGGTACTAGGGAGATCTCCCCTCACAATCCTACAGGATGACAACTCCCCTGGAACTCTGACACCACGACAG
- the CDCA3 gene encoding cell division cycle-associated protein 3 isoform X1 — protein MGSAKSAPVTPARPPPHNKLLARVADPRSPSAGILRTPIQVESSPQPNLPAGEQLEGPSQAQDSDPRSPTLGIARTPMKTSSGEPPSPRVKQLSEVFETEAPKSNLPPEPVLPLEATSSSELDLPLGTQFSLEDQMPPWSQTELPSKQVFSKEEAGQPSETPMASQGSDKPLRDPETPRSSGSKHNRRKANGKVLGRSPLTILQDDNSPGTLTPRQGKRPSPLSDNARELKEGAVLGTGRLLKTGGRVWEQGQDQDKENQHFPNLVEN, from the exons ATGGGCTCAGCCAAGAGCGCCCCAGTCACTCCGGCGCGGCCTCCGCCGCACAACAAGCTTCTGGCCCGAGTGGCGGACCCCCGTTCACCTAGCGCCGGCATCCTGCGCACTCCCATCCAG GTGGAGAGCTCTCCACAGCCAAACCTGCCAGCAGGGGAGCAGCTGGAGGGTCCCAGTCAGGCCCAAGACTCAGATCCCCGCTCACCTACCCTTGGCATTGCACGGACACCTATGAAGACCAGCAGCGGAG aacccccaagCCCACGGGTGAAACAGCTGAGTGAAGTATTTGAGACCGAAGCCCCCAAATCGAATCTGCCCCCAGAGCCTGTTCTGCCCTTAGAGGCAACTTCATCTTCTGAATTGGACTTGCCTCTGGGCACCCAGTTTTCCCTTGAGGACCAGATGCCACCCTGGAGCCAGACTGAGCTCCCCTCCAAGCAGGTGTTCTCCAAGGAGGAAGCAGGACAACCCTCAGAAACCCCCATGGCCAGCCAGGGCTCGGACAAGCCCTTGAGAGACCCTGAGACTCCCCGATCTTCAG GTTCTAAGCACAATAGACGGAAAGCAAATGGCAAGGTACTAGGGAGATCTCCCCTCACAATCCTACAGGATGACAACTCCCCTGGAACTCTGACACCACGACAG GGTAAGCGGCCTTCTCCCCTGAGTGACAATGCTAGGGAGCTAAAGGAAGGGGCCGTTCTGGGAACTGGACGACTTCTGAAAACTGGAGGCCGAGTGTGGGAGCAGGGCCAGGACCAGGACAAGGAAAATCAGCACTTTCCAAACTTGGTGGAGAACTAG
- the CDCA3 gene encoding cell division cycle-associated protein 3 isoform X3: MKTSSGEPPSPRVKQLSEVFETEAPKSNLPPEPVLPLEATSSSELDLPLGTQFSLEDQMPPWSQTELPSKQVFSKEEAGQPSETPMASQGSDKPLRDPETPRSSGSKHNRRKANGKVLGRSPLTILQDDNSPGTLTPRQGKRPSPLSDNARELKEGAVLGTGRLLKTGGRVWEQGQDQDKENQHFPNLVEN, encoded by the exons ATGAAGACCAGCAGCGGAG aacccccaagCCCACGGGTGAAACAGCTGAGTGAAGTATTTGAGACCGAAGCCCCCAAATCGAATCTGCCCCCAGAGCCTGTTCTGCCCTTAGAGGCAACTTCATCTTCTGAATTGGACTTGCCTCTGGGCACCCAGTTTTCCCTTGAGGACCAGATGCCACCCTGGAGCCAGACTGAGCTCCCCTCCAAGCAGGTGTTCTCCAAGGAGGAAGCAGGACAACCCTCAGAAACCCCCATGGCCAGCCAGGGCTCGGACAAGCCCTTGAGAGACCCTGAGACTCCCCGATCTTCAG GTTCTAAGCACAATAGACGGAAAGCAAATGGCAAGGTACTAGGGAGATCTCCCCTCACAATCCTACAGGATGACAACTCCCCTGGAACTCTGACACCACGACAG GGTAAGCGGCCTTCTCCCCTGAGTGACAATGCTAGGGAGCTAAAGGAAGGGGCCGTTCTGGGAACTGGACGACTTCTGAAAACTGGAGGCCGAGTGTGGGAGCAGGGCCAGGACCAGGACAAGGAAAATCAGCACTTTCCAAACTTGGTGGAGAACTAG